From the genome of Triticum aestivum cultivar Chinese Spring chromosome 3B, IWGSC CS RefSeq v2.1, whole genome shotgun sequence, one region includes:
- the LOC123070049 gene encoding protein SODIUM POTASSIUM ROOT DEFECTIVE 3 codes for MASTMGLNKALRWLPRSSASPRLEEDEDNNERNGLLRSHRDQNRVVPVTGLHVDEQPEAGAHVEPKTVALKVSMHCHGCARKVEKQISKLHGVVSIRIELGMKTVTVVGNVTPMQVLETVSKVIKYAHILPLP; via the exons ATGGCTTCAACGATGGGTTTGAACAAAGCTCTGCGTTGGCTGCCACGTTCCTCTGCCAGTCCCCgtctggaggaagacgaagacaACAACGAGAGGAACGGGCTGCTGAGGAGCCACCGGGATCAGAACCGGGTGGTGCCCGTGACGGGTCTCCATGTTGACGAGCAACCCGAGGCAGGTGCGCATGTGGAGCCCAAG ACCGTGGCCCTGAAGGTGTCGATGCACTGCCATGGCTGTGCGAGGAAGGTCGAGAAGCAGATCTCCAAGCTCCACG GAGTTGTGTCCATCAGAATAGAGCTGGGGATGAAGACGGTGACCGTGGTTGGCAACGTGACTCCCATGCAAGTCCTGGAGACCGTCTCCAAGGTGATCAAGTACGCGCACATTCTGCCGCTGCCCTAG
- the LOC123070046 gene encoding protein MLN51 homolog, which produces MADPPPPDAHPEQSPATEKPPAAPLTPEPEDAAEQDVESEVDEEYVSDPDDALPEMRRREASDDEGSEEGRRPPRARIDPDHDDDGQGAPEDYEGEVEEEEDEDEEYYDDLLDDEEVGEGLEEEYDGHAVPPKEVAAGQGEADEKPGEEGAEAEADGEEKKEQEPFAVPTSGAFYMHDDRFQEDGRGRRRRMLGGRKLWDAKDDQAWVHDRFEEMNVHEERYEDKRMSRGRFRGRGSGGRTRGTAHGFSRGGRYHSYHEDSDNQNHSENQNRPQKIVRGRGPRRYDTIAKNNRDVVGFQRKQPTRSRELVAHSAAAREPGQISNAHSEAVPAKKNVVNSSLNSASPPFYPSGASNQLGAQRRDIQPGGSNKVHPSSMKMDDNMKLQSGPVVRGKGTTDYGGRDRFHAEGPVRPSPARSVGGSSYSSGFASSSINSGQSPNNRAQGGNASIGVPSHNRPTPSFQQTSRVSTQQQNHTSIMHQKSGQAPSQAAMRIPTQQVSHRTGNASPSAQHLPAGSTESDENGSYPSSNQSKTSEVEKTNKETGRGSFMYGGAQVIGAAGLAQGEQNFPGTPALLPVMQFGGQHPGGLGVPTVGMALPGYVAQQQLGRGNNEMAWLPLLAGAAGAFGGSYPPYITLDPSFYSRSSGQTSSSVPSREGNVNHGAKSPPQNDIVTEELDQRQNKHRRYSEMNFSQ; this is translated from the exons ATGGCCGACCCGCCGCCCCCGGACGCGCACCCGGAGCAATCCCCCGCCACCGAGAAGCCCCCCGCGGCGCCTCTGACGCCCGAACCCGAGGATGCGGCGGAGCAGGATGTCGAGTCGGAGGTGGATGAGGAGTACGTGAGCGACCCCGACGACGCTCTCCCGGAGATGCGTCGCCGGGAGGCCAGCGACGACGAGGGGTCCGAGGAAGGTAGGCGGCCTCCCAGGGCGCGGATCGACCCCGACCACGACGACGACGGCCAAGGTGCCCCGGAGGATTACGAGGGcgaagtggaggaggaggaggacgaggacgaggaatactacgatgatttgttggatgatgAGGAGGTGGGCGAGGGGCTCGAGGAGGAGTATGATGGCCACGCTGTGCCGCCCAaggaggtcgccgccggccagggGGAGGCGGACGAGAAGCCTGGGGAGGAGGGAGCTGAGGCTGAGGCTGACGGCGAAGAGAAGAAGGAGCAGGAGCCATTCGCGGTGCCCACCTCCGGCGCGTTTTACATGCATGACGACCGGTTTCAGGAGGACGGCCGGGGCCGACGCAG GCGAATGCTTGGTGGGAGGAAGTTATGGGATGCTAAAGACGATCAAGCATGGGTGCATGACAGATTCGAGGAGATGAACGTGCATGAGGAGCGCTATGAA GATAAGCGAATGTCAAGAGGCCGTTTTAGAGGTCGTGGTAGTGGAGGTAGGACTAGAGGCACTGCCCATGGATTTTCAAGAGGAGGGAGGTACCACAGTTATCACGAAGATAGCGACAACCAAAATCATAGTGAAAACCAGAACCGGCCCCAAAAGATTGTCCGCGGGAGAGGACCCAGACGTTATGACACAATTGCAAAGAACAACCGAGATGTTGTCGGGTTCCAACGTAAACA ACCAACAAGATCTCGCGAACTGGTCGCTCATTCTGCAGCGGCCAGAGAGCCTGGCCAAATTTCAAATGCACATTCGGAAGCAGTTCCTGCTAAAAAGAATGTTGTCAATTCAAGCTTAAATTCTGCGTCACCACCATTTTATCCCTCTGGTGCCTCAAACCAACTGGGAGCTCAAAGAAGGGACATACAACCAGGAGGTTCAAATAAGGTTCATCCATCTTCCATGAAGATGGATGACAACATGAAGCTACAATCTGGTCCAGTAGTTAGAGGGAAAGGAACCACGGACTATGGTGGACGCGATAGGTTTCATGCCGAGGGTCCTGTTAGACCATCTCCTGCAAGAAGTGTAGGAGGATCATCATACTCATCAGGGTTTGCATCATCATCAATTAATTCTGGTCAATCCCCTAATAACAGGGCTCAAGGGGGAAATGCAAGCATTGGTGTTCCTTCACATAATCGGCCCACACCATCATTTCAGCAAACTTCTAGAGTTTCTACGCAACAGCAAAATCATACCTCAATTATGCACCAGAAGTCAGGCCAAGCACCTAGTCAAGCTGCAATGAGAATCCCAACTCAGCAGGTGAGCCATCGGACGGGCAATGCTTCACCAAGTGCTCAGCACCTACCTGCTGGATCAACTGAAAGTGACGAGAATGGTTCATATCCTAGTTCAAATCAATCCAAGACATCTGAGGTGGAAAAAACCAACAAAGAAACTGGACGGGGCTCCTTCATGTATGGTGGAGCCCAGGTTATTGGGGCTGCTGGTCTTGCCCAGGGCGAGCAAAATTTTCCTGGCACCCCAGCTCTCCTGCCAG TGATGCAATTTGGCGGCCAGCATCCAGGTGGGCTTGGAGTTCCTACTGTTGGTATGGCCCTCCCTGGCTATGTGGCTCAGCAGCAGCTGGGAAGGGGAAATAACGAAATGGCGTG GTTACCACTATTGGCTGGTGCAGCTGGGGCTTTTGGAGGATCATATCCACCTTACATTACCCTTGATCCAAGCTTTTACTCTAGGTCTTCAGGACAGACGTCGTCGTCAGTTCCATCCAG GGAAGGTAATGTTAACCATGGGGCTAAATCTCCTCCCCAAAACG ATATTGTGACTGAAGAGCTTGATCAGCGCCAGAACAAGCATAGGAG ATACTCAGAGATGAACTTCAGTCAGTGA